One genomic segment of Paenibacillus durus includes these proteins:
- a CDS encoding NAD(P)-dependent oxidoreductase: MKIGIIGASGKAGAAIAKEALSRQHEVTAIVRNASKVEGKEAAILEKDIFDLTSDDLQGFDAVVNAFGAAPGQEQLHVEAGRVLIEAIKGAPGTRLIVVGGAGSLFVDEAQTIRAMDTPQFPKEYFATAFNQGKNLEDLQNSDGIQWTFVSPAAFFNPEGKRTGAYQKGKDNFIVNAKGDSYVSYADYAVAIIDEIEQPQHINERFTLVSEAG, from the coding sequence ATGAAAATCGGAATTATTGGAGCAAGCGGAAAAGCGGGAGCAGCAATTGCAAAGGAAGCACTAAGCCGTCAACATGAAGTAACGGCGATTGTCAGAAACGCATCGAAAGTTGAAGGCAAAGAAGCCGCTATTTTGGAGAAAGACATCTTCGATCTAACATCTGATGACCTTCAAGGGTTTGATGCTGTCGTCAATGCGTTCGGGGCCGCTCCTGGTCAAGAGCAGCTGCATGTTGAAGCGGGGAGAGTATTGATAGAAGCGATCAAGGGAGCTCCGGGAACCCGATTAATCGTTGTCGGCGGAGCCGGAAGCTTGTTTGTAGACGAAGCCCAAACGATACGTGCGATGGATACGCCTCAATTTCCTAAGGAGTATTTTGCAACAGCGTTCAATCAAGGCAAAAACCTTGAGGATCTTCAGAACTCGGACGGAATCCAGTGGACATTTGTCAGTCCGGCCGCGTTCTTCAACCCGGAGGGCAAACGAACAGGCGCTTATCAAAAAGGAAAAGATAACTTCATCGTCAACGCCAAAGGGGACAGCTATGTAAGTTATGCGGATTACGCGGTTGCGATCATCGACGAAATTGAACAGCCGCAGCATATTAACGAACGATTCACCTTAGTTTCCGAAGCTGGATGA
- a CDS encoding SunI/YnzG family protein: MLGIDVKKQNEKLIITWQLTKIEIPIDDIQDVLFDDTYGGEEKSAIRIGTPYATTDRVIIKTISKTYILFTTNGHSILNKIKSYLK; encoded by the coding sequence ATGCTAGGAATTGATGTGAAGAAGCAGAATGAAAAACTAATTATCACTTGGCAATTAACTAAAATAGAAATACCTATTGATGACATTCAGGATGTTTTGTTTGATGATACTTACGGTGGTGAGGAGAAAAGTGCAATTAGGATTGGTACCCCCTATGCTACAACTGACAGAGTTATAATTAAGACGATTTCAAAAACTTATATTCTGTTTACCACTAATGGACATAGTATCTTAAATAAGATAAAGTCTTATCTCAAATAA
- a CDS encoding GntR family transcriptional regulator, whose protein sequence is MPIPQNFSSPIRMLAKDKAFNQLQRWIIDGTLEPGEQIYDTELSKALGISRTPIREALQLLAVQGFIDMRPGKETRVTKIKKEDVLKIYPPLASLHALAAEEVAQSITAEQIETLKEMTNEYEQLINHEQRFKTMECDEKFHNFIVDLADNPYITDFSSILQLHIRQFKYVFLKGHELVVRESLREHKALIQAFEDRDPEKAASIMKQNWLRPMKEVYKSLVSEKEL, encoded by the coding sequence ATGCCGATACCGCAAAATTTTTCTTCACCCATTCGAATGTTGGCAAAAGATAAAGCATTTAATCAATTACAAAGATGGATTATTGATGGAACACTTGAACCTGGTGAACAGATTTACGACACGGAACTTTCAAAAGCTTTAGGTATTAGCCGCACACCGATCCGAGAAGCCTTACAGTTGTTAGCAGTTCAAGGCTTTATTGACATGCGTCCAGGAAAAGAGACGCGGGTAACAAAGATTAAAAAAGAAGATGTTTTGAAAATTTATCCGCCGCTTGCTTCCTTGCATGCTTTGGCTGCCGAAGAAGTTGCCCAATCCATCACGGCAGAACAAATTGAAACATTGAAAGAAATGACAAACGAATATGAACAGTTAATTAATCATGAACAACGATTTAAAACAATGGAATGTGATGAAAAATTCCACAATTTTATTGTTGATCTTGCTGATAATCCGTACATTACGGACTTCTCGTCGATACTGCAATTACATATTCGGCAGTTTAAATATGTGTTTTTAAAAGGACATGAATTGGTTGTAAGAGAATCATTAAGAGAACATAAAGCTTTAATTCAAGCTTTTGAAGACCGTGATCCTGAGAAGGCTGCGTCTATTATGAAGCAGAATTGGCTTAGACCGATGAAGGAAGTTTACAAATCTCTTGTCAGTGAAAAAGAATTATGA
- a CDS encoding DMT family transporter: protein MKKEKQWLADLSLLLIAVVWGSSYLATKVVLSDIAVFPFLFIRFMLTVIIMALLTWKKCVKASIHTWLSGIIFGLFLSGIFTSETWGINGTSATNAGFLISLFVVFTPIMESIMFRTRLNVGILGSVLLSVIGTFFLTMKDGYQFNIGDVLILVAALLRAVQMTVTQKMTNGRDMDSRVLVTIQLSVVAVIMGILSLTTEGIHAFVVPSSMRFWLLTAYLAIFCTLFAFYIQLTMIRRTSPTRVGLLMGTEPLFSALFAVFLGGEHLSVQEWLGGLLIVAATYYGRHMETRIRIKDRMDKNNTNTSAVDAK from the coding sequence ATGAAAAAGGAAAAGCAATGGCTAGCAGATTTATCTTTGCTTTTAATTGCAGTGGTTTGGGGTTCCAGTTATCTTGCAACAAAGGTTGTTTTATCAGATATAGCGGTATTCCCATTCCTTTTTATTCGTTTTATGCTTACAGTAATTATTATGGCTCTACTGACGTGGAAAAAATGTGTGAAAGCCTCCATACATACTTGGCTGTCAGGTATTATTTTTGGCTTATTTCTTTCAGGTATTTTCACTTCAGAAACTTGGGGGATTAATGGTACATCTGCTACTAACGCTGGTTTTTTGATTAGTTTATTCGTTGTGTTCACACCAATTATGGAATCTATCATGTTTAGAACAAGACTGAATGTTGGTATTTTAGGTTCGGTATTACTATCTGTCATAGGAACTTTCTTTTTAACAATGAAAGACGGTTACCAATTTAATATTGGGGATGTATTGATCCTCGTTGCAGCATTATTACGTGCCGTTCAAATGACCGTGACACAAAAAATGACAAATGGAAGAGATATGGATTCAAGAGTGCTAGTTACCATTCAATTAAGTGTCGTTGCTGTCATTATGGGCATTTTATCACTGACAACAGAAGGTATTCATGCTTTTGTCGTGCCATCATCAATGAGATTTTGGCTGCTAACCGCTTATCTGGCTATTTTTTGTACGTTGTTCGCTTTTTATATTCAGCTGACCATGATCAGGCGTACCTCTCCAACCCGAGTGGGATTATTGATGGGAACAGAGCCATTATTTTCAGCACTATTTGCTGTCTTTTTAGGCGGTGAACATCTTTCGGTTCAAGAATGGCTGGGAGGACTTTTGATAGTTGCTGCCACCTATTATGGGCGTCATATGGAAACGAGAATCCGGATAAAAGATAGAATGGACAAAAATAATACAAACACTTCAGCAGTAGATGCAAAATAA
- a CDS encoding histidine phosphatase family protein, producing MPLYLMRHGETDWNNKGRIQGIQDIGLNERGIGQIQEASRRLRERMNVHAVISSPLRRAFESAKIIASVHGLSVKVDSRFAERCFGELEGKTLGEIRSVFQIENPELIRFPVYGVESMELMQVRVCDGISSLEPLADRNVLLVTHGSIIQMITGQAEIVENGTVIELTDKLKNRLIDFSLNLKL from the coding sequence ATGCCTCTTTATCTGATGCGCCATGGCGAGACCGATTGGAACAACAAGGGGAGAATACAAGGGATACAGGATATCGGTCTGAATGAGCGCGGGATCGGCCAGATTCAGGAAGCTTCCAGACGGCTCAGAGAACGGATGAATGTTCATGCCGTTATTTCAAGCCCATTGCGAAGAGCCTTTGAATCGGCCAAAATTATAGCTTCCGTCCACGGACTCTCTGTTAAGGTTGACAGCCGGTTCGCGGAACGCTGCTTCGGTGAGCTGGAAGGCAAGACGCTGGGGGAAATCAGGTCTGTATTCCAAATAGAAAATCCAGAGCTGATCCGCTTCCCGGTCTACGGGGTCGAATCTATGGAATTGATGCAAGTGCGGGTGTGCGACGGAATTAGCAGTCTGGAGCCGTTGGCGGACAGAAATGTACTGCTTGTAACCCATGGCAGCATCATTCAGATGATTACCGGACAAGCAGAAATCGTAGAGAACGGTACGGTAATCGAATTAACGGATAAACTGAAAAACAGACTTATAGACTTCTCTTTAAATCTCAAGTTATAA
- the cobT gene encoding nicotinate-nucleotide--dimethylbenzimidazole phosphoribosyltransferase yields MIFLEKLLQVLNEIERLNVVSMHQMRKRVNNLTKPLGSLGRLEEIAVKLAGITGSVQPRVENKAIIVMCGDHGVVQEGVSAFPQEVTGLMMANFIRQGAAVNVLAQQAGAEVHVVDIGTLLTDLPEGVVQRKVRPGTANMAKGPAMTKEEAVAALQVGIDTAYELADKGIEVIGLGEMGIGNTTPSSAMTAVFTNHPAEQITGKGSGINDEALAAKTKVIERAIEVNRPNPGDAVDVLAKVGGLEIAGLAGVILGAAARKVPVVIDGVITGAAALAACRIEPRCQDYLFASHLSVEPAHRIVLDELGLKPLLHLDMRLGEGTGAALALPVIESALQLVAKMATFEDLGIPSPAPEEDEFGLAVQ; encoded by the coding sequence GTGATTTTCTTGGAAAAATTATTGCAGGTGCTAAATGAGATTGAACGGCTCAATGTTGTATCGATGCATCAAATGAGAAAGCGCGTCAACAACCTGACCAAACCTTTGGGGAGTCTTGGCCGCCTAGAGGAAATCGCTGTAAAGCTTGCTGGTATTACTGGCAGCGTGCAGCCCCGTGTGGAAAATAAAGCGATTATCGTGATGTGCGGCGATCATGGGGTCGTTCAGGAAGGTGTCAGCGCATTTCCGCAGGAAGTTACCGGGCTGATGATGGCGAATTTTATTCGCCAAGGCGCTGCGGTTAATGTGCTTGCACAGCAAGCGGGGGCGGAGGTTCACGTTGTCGATATCGGAACTTTGCTGACAGACCTGCCGGAAGGTGTAGTGCAGCGGAAAGTTCGCCCGGGAACGGCCAATATGGCTAAAGGGCCGGCGATGACCAAGGAAGAAGCGGTTGCCGCGCTCCAGGTCGGGATAGATACGGCTTACGAGCTTGCTGATAAAGGGATCGAAGTGATCGGTTTAGGGGAAATGGGCATCGGCAACACGACTCCGAGCAGCGCCATGACGGCAGTGTTCACTAACCATCCGGCGGAACAGATCACCGGAAAGGGATCGGGTATCAATGACGAAGCGTTAGCCGCCAAAACGAAGGTAATCGAACGGGCGATAGAGGTTAACCGGCCAAATCCCGGTGACGCTGTCGACGTACTCGCCAAGGTAGGGGGACTAGAAATCGCCGGGCTCGCGGGCGTGATATTAGGAGCGGCAGCCCGCAAGGTTCCGGTGGTTATTGACGGGGTGATTACAGGGGCTGCGGCGCTGGCTGCCTGCCGGATCGAACCACGCTGCCAGGATTACTTATTCGCTTCCCATTTGTCCGTTGAACCGGCGCACCGGATCGTTCTGGATGAGCTTGGGCTGAAGCCTTTACTGCATCTGGACATGCGCCTTGGAGAAGGGACTGGGGCCGCACTTGCCCTGCCTGTAATCGAATCAGCCCTCCAATTGGTTGCGAAGATGGCCACTTTTGAGGATCTCGGTATCCCGAGCCCGGCCCCCGAAGAAGATGAATTCGGCCTTGCGGTTCAGTGA
- the cobJ gene encoding precorrin-3B C(17)-methyltransferase, which translates to MEEKRGKLLVIGFGPGAFEQITDRARRAIEESEVIIGYNTYVDLIRGLLTTQEIVRTGMTEEVSRAQEAVRQAYMGRTVAVISSGDAGVYGMAGLIYEVLMEKKWHPDEGVEVEVIPGISSINSCAALLGAPIMHDACTISLSDHLTPWDTIAKRVEAAAAADFVIALYNPRSGRRTRQIAETQRILLGHRSPDTPVGLVKSAYRDRQQVVLTTLADMLEHEIGMLTTVIIGNSSTVVYDGLMITPRGYQRKYTLDSEEQRLRPSERLQVAAEPWSLSAKEQAGESGEAKSAERDFLASASYSSANSSSPLEAAMEALQILEAKGIVSGGSVGSAPSAAVNPSAPTAAANPNALFEVGVAPGIANKKFTARQMALLAEIAGEQGEMEYTPHHQIILRIPGGDPERVVAELKAEKLLVFPVGDVAQIKACDFCNLEKDGSIPVAEELNRVIGGLKTPKELKIGFNGCGMACYGAVLEDIGIVYRKGAYDLFLGGKTIGRNAHPAQPAAEGIAADQIVDTVERIFREYADKAFPGERFHKFFKRVGTIAGFRHQEQPAAAVADAVCGD; encoded by the coding sequence ATGGAAGAGAAGAGAGGCAAACTGCTTGTGATCGGGTTTGGGCCGGGAGCTTTTGAACAGATTACGGATCGTGCCCGCAGGGCAATTGAGGAAAGCGAAGTCATTATTGGCTACAACACTTATGTGGATTTGATCCGGGGCCTGCTGACCACTCAGGAGATCGTCAGAACCGGCATGACGGAAGAGGTAAGCCGCGCTCAGGAAGCTGTACGGCAGGCGTATATGGGAAGGACGGTTGCAGTGATTTCCAGCGGCGACGCCGGTGTATACGGAATGGCCGGGCTGATTTATGAAGTGTTGATGGAAAAGAAATGGCATCCTGATGAAGGAGTGGAAGTAGAGGTTATTCCCGGAATATCCTCGATCAACTCCTGTGCAGCCCTGCTTGGGGCGCCAATTATGCATGATGCCTGCACGATCAGTCTGAGCGATCATTTAACCCCCTGGGACACGATTGCCAAACGCGTGGAAGCGGCGGCTGCGGCAGATTTTGTAATCGCTCTGTATAATCCGCGAAGCGGAAGGCGCACCCGGCAGATCGCCGAGACTCAGCGGATTTTGCTGGGGCACCGTTCTCCGGACACGCCGGTGGGCCTGGTGAAGAGCGCTTACCGGGACCGGCAGCAGGTCGTCCTTACCACGCTCGCGGACATGCTGGAGCATGAAATAGGGATGCTTACGACGGTTATTATCGGCAACTCCTCGACGGTGGTATATGACGGGCTAATGATTACGCCAAGAGGCTACCAGCGGAAATATACGCTGGATTCCGAAGAGCAGAGACTAAGGCCAAGCGAGCGTCTGCAGGTGGCAGCGGAGCCGTGGTCACTGAGTGCGAAAGAACAGGCTGGAGAGAGCGGGGAAGCAAAGTCCGCCGAGCGTGATTTCCTGGCTTCTGCCTCTTATAGCAGCGCGAATTCGTCCAGCCCTCTCGAAGCGGCGATGGAGGCGCTGCAAATTCTCGAGGCTAAAGGCATCGTCTCCGGGGGCTCAGTCGGTTCAGCCCCGTCTGCCGCCGTGAACCCGTCCGCCCCAACTGCCGCCGCAAATCCGAACGCCCTTTTTGAGGTGGGAGTGGCGCCGGGCATTGCGAATAAGAAATTCACTGCGCGTCAAATGGCGCTGCTTGCGGAAATCGCAGGTGAACAGGGGGAAATGGAGTATACCCCGCATCACCAAATCATTCTGCGCATCCCCGGGGGCGATCCCGAGCGGGTTGTGGCGGAATTGAAAGCGGAGAAGCTGCTCGTCTTCCCGGTTGGCGATGTTGCACAGATTAAAGCCTGCGACTTCTGCAATTTGGAGAAAGACGGGTCAATCCCCGTCGCGGAAGAGCTGAACCGGGTCATCGGCGGATTAAAAACGCCCAAGGAATTGAAAATCGGCTTTAACGGCTGCGGTATGGCCTGCTATGGGGCTGTTCTTGAGGATATCGGCATTGTATACCGTAAAGGGGCGTATGACCTGTTCCTGGGCGGCAAGACGATCGGGCGAAACGCCCATCCGGCGCAGCCGGCAGCCGAAGGGATTGCAGCGGATCAAATTGTAGATACGGTTGAACGGATTTTCCGGGAATATGCCGATAAAGCTTTTCCGGGTGAAAGATTTCATAAGTTTTTTAAACGTGTGGGGACGATTGCCGGGTTCAGACATCAGGAACAGCCTGCCGCTGCTGTGGCGGATGCGGTCTGCGGCGATTAA
- a CDS encoding sirohydrochlorin chelatase: MDAILLVGHGSRDPEGNEELLQFADTVRQAAPQYKIETCFLEFVQPDIARGIANCVEQGATRVVVIPIMLFAAGHAKIHIPFEIDRAKKLYPAVEFVYGRPIGVHQKVMEILTSRVASAGFKTGSPELPIEHGLRELETAVLLIGRGSSDGDANGDFFKMTRLLWEQLPVKWVENCFIGVTEPTFEDGLERVLRLGAKKIFVLPYFLFTGILIKRIEDMTAEFAALHPDITVELAGYFGFHPKLVEALLDRVAEAVEGQAFMNCDMCQYRLAAGHEHHHHHHDHGHDHDHHHHGHGHDHGHHHHENDHDHHHGHSHDHFHAHQHDHENGHDHDDHHHHDHDHHHVERSRAE, encoded by the coding sequence ATGGACGCGATATTGTTGGTGGGGCATGGAAGCCGGGACCCCGAAGGGAACGAGGAACTGCTGCAGTTTGCCGATACGGTGCGTCAGGCTGCGCCCCAGTATAAAATAGAGACCTGCTTTTTGGAGTTTGTGCAGCCGGATATTGCCCGGGGAATAGCCAACTGCGTTGAGCAGGGAGCCACTCGGGTTGTTGTAATTCCGATCATGCTGTTCGCGGCGGGCCATGCCAAAATCCATATCCCTTTTGAGATTGACCGGGCCAAGAAGCTGTATCCCGCCGTGGAATTCGTCTATGGGCGTCCGATTGGCGTTCACCAAAAGGTGATGGAGATCCTGACCTCCCGTGTGGCGTCCGCCGGATTTAAGACCGGCAGCCCGGAGCTGCCGATAGAACATGGACTGCGCGAACTGGAAACGGCTGTTCTGCTGATTGGCCGGGGGAGCAGCGATGGCGATGCTAACGGCGACTTTTTTAAGATGACCCGACTGCTGTGGGAGCAGCTTCCGGTCAAATGGGTGGAAAACTGCTTTATTGGCGTTACGGAGCCTACCTTTGAGGATGGTCTGGAAAGAGTCTTACGGCTTGGCGCGAAAAAAATCTTCGTCCTTCCTTACTTTCTGTTTACAGGAATTTTGATTAAGCGAATTGAGGACATGACAGCGGAGTTTGCCGCACTGCACCCGGATATCACCGTTGAGCTTGCAGGGTATTTTGGGTTTCATCCGAAGCTGGTGGAAGCGCTGCTTGACCGGGTTGCCGAAGCGGTGGAAGGGCAGGCCTTTATGAACTGTGATATGTGCCAATACCGGTTGGCGGCCGGTCATGAGCATCATCACCATCATCACGATCATGGGCATGATCACGATCATCACCACCATGGGCACGGTCACGATCATGGGCATCACCACCACGAGAATGATCACGACCATCACCACGGGCACAGCCACGATCATTTCCATGCTCACCAGCACGATCACGAGAATGGGCATGATCATGACGATCATCATCATCACGACCACGATCATCATCATGTGGAACGTAGCCGCGCAGAATGA
- the cobK gene encoding precorrin-6A reductase: protein MIFTLCGTSDARELAALIQQNGFEILTSVVTDNAAKSLQEANLPVRAGRLDKDEIVTLIRREEVKAIVDASHPFAEEAHRNAMEAAKEAGIPYIRFERASLVYGDDPKLTVVSSYEEAALEAKKLKGSIMLTTGSKTLSIFTKHLLVDPDIRLVARMLPRRDNMEKCEELGVEQKNIIALQGPFTRELNEALYRQYGTTVMVTKESGKTGAVDEKIEAALKLGIQVILISRPEIDFGAVFTDFQDVIDELQQVARYIK, encoded by the coding sequence TTGATTTTTACCCTGTGCGGTACAAGCGATGCGAGAGAACTCGCTGCTTTGATACAACAGAACGGATTTGAAATATTGACATCGGTGGTTACCGATAATGCGGCGAAAAGTTTACAGGAAGCCAATCTGCCCGTGCGCGCCGGACGTCTGGACAAGGATGAAATCGTGACGTTAATACGCCGGGAAGAAGTTAAGGCCATTGTTGACGCAAGCCATCCGTTCGCCGAAGAAGCGCACAGGAATGCGATGGAAGCCGCGAAGGAGGCGGGTATTCCTTATATTCGTTTTGAACGGGCATCTTTAGTCTACGGTGACGATCCGAAGCTTACGGTTGTGTCGTCTTATGAAGAAGCGGCATTGGAAGCCAAGAAGCTTAAGGGCTCCATAATGCTGACTACCGGCAGCAAGACACTGTCTATTTTTACAAAGCATCTGCTGGTAGATCCCGACATCCGTCTGGTAGCCCGAATGCTGCCACGGCGCGATAATATGGAGAAATGCGAAGAGCTCGGCGTGGAGCAGAAGAACATCATTGCCCTGCAAGGGCCGTTTACCCGGGAGCTGAATGAAGCTCTGTACCGGCAGTACGGCACGACGGTGATGGTCACGAAGGAGAGCGGAAAAACCGGGGCCGTCGACGAGAAGATTGAAGCTGCGCTGAAGCTGGGTATACAAGTAATATTGATTTCCCGGCCGGAAATTGATTTTGGCGCTGTGTTTACGGATTTTCAGGATGTCATTGACGAGCTGCAACAAGTTGCCCGCTATATAAAATGA
- a CDS encoding precorrin-8X methylmutase, which translates to MDFKTEFKPLTVQPQEIESKSFEIITEELGEHPFTPEQYPVVQRIIHASADFELGRNIVFHPGAVEAGIEAIRSGKKIVADVQMVQVGISKPRIQKFGGSVDVYISDPDVMEEAKRLNTTRAIISMRKAVREAEGGIYAIGNAPTALLELIRMVKEGEAKPGLIIGMPVGFVSAAESKDELRKLDIPFITNLGRKGGSTVVVAAVNALAIMAEKKA; encoded by the coding sequence ATGGATTTTAAGACGGAATTTAAACCGCTGACGGTGCAGCCTCAGGAGATTGAGAGCAAAAGCTTCGAGATCATCACGGAAGAACTGGGAGAACATCCCTTTACACCCGAGCAGTATCCGGTCGTTCAGCGGATCATCCATGCCTCGGCGGACTTCGAGCTTGGCAGAAATATTGTGTTTCATCCAGGAGCGGTTGAAGCGGGAATAGAGGCGATCCGCAGCGGCAAAAAGATCGTCGCTGATGTCCAGATGGTTCAGGTTGGAATCAGCAAGCCGCGTATACAAAAGTTCGGCGGAAGCGTCGACGTCTACATTTCGGACCCCGATGTGATGGAGGAAGCGAAACGGCTGAACACAACCCGCGCCATTATCTCCATGCGTAAAGCGGTACGTGAAGCGGAGGGCGGAATTTACGCCATTGGCAACGCTCCTACCGCCCTGCTTGAATTGATCCGCATGGTCAAGGAGGGCGAAGCCAAGCCGGGCCTGATTATAGGTATGCCGGTAGGCTTCGTATCCGCCGCGGAATCGAAGGACGAGCTTCGCAAGCTCGATATTCCTTTTATAACGAACCTCGGGCGCAAGGGCGGCAGTACGGTTGTGGTGGCGGCTGTTAATGCCCTTGCCATTATGGCGGAGAAAAAAGCGTAA
- a CDS encoding cobalt-precorrin-5B (C(1))-methyltransferase, translated as MSDFVEPENNPKEMRHGFTTGACAAAVAKAAVMMLATQTRVNESTIWLPAGFFHTFTILDGEFTGDMAQCATIKDAGDDPDATHKARIVAMAVWTDGSGIEIDGGTGVGRVTKPGLPIPVGEAAINPVPRRMIRKEVQEVLEEYGIERGVKVVISVPGGEEIAKKTLNGRLGIIGGISILGTRGTVVPFSTSAYKASIIQAMQVARASGCTQVVLTTGGSSEKYAMKLNPELSEESFIQMGDFVGFSLQHAKRLGMRTVSLVGMIGKFSKVAQGVMMVHSKSAAVDFGFLARAAAETGASSELQEAILECNTATQAADLVIEAGLPGFFDKLCEYACLHCLEHIGGGVTVEIVLITMKGDILGREERSG; from the coding sequence ATGAGCGATTTTGTGGAACCGGAGAACAATCCAAAAGAGATGCGGCACGGATTTACAACAGGCGCCTGCGCGGCTGCGGTGGCAAAAGCCGCGGTCATGATGCTGGCTACCCAGACCCGGGTTAATGAATCGACCATCTGGCTGCCCGCCGGATTTTTCCATACGTTTACCATCCTGGATGGTGAATTCACTGGGGATATGGCCCAGTGCGCCACGATCAAGGACGCGGGCGATGATCCGGACGCTACGCATAAGGCGAGGATTGTCGCCATGGCGGTATGGACAGACGGCAGCGGCATCGAAATCGACGGCGGCACCGGGGTGGGGCGTGTCACCAAGCCGGGGCTTCCGATCCCGGTAGGCGAAGCGGCCATCAATCCGGTTCCCCGCCGGATGATCCGGAAGGAAGTTCAGGAAGTCTTGGAGGAGTACGGCATTGAGCGCGGCGTTAAAGTGGTGATTTCCGTGCCCGGCGGAGAAGAAATCGCCAAGAAGACCTTGAACGGCCGTCTGGGCATTATCGGCGGGATATCGATTTTGGGCACGCGAGGAACGGTAGTGCCATTTTCCACGTCCGCGTATAAGGCGAGTATTATTCAAGCCATGCAGGTGGCGAGAGCTTCCGGCTGCACTCAGGTTGTCCTGACCACAGGCGGCAGCAGCGAGAAATATGCGATGAAGCTAAACCCGGAGCTGAGTGAGGAGTCTTTTATCCAGATGGGCGACTTCGTCGGTTTCTCCCTGCAGCATGCCAAACGCCTTGGAATGAGAACCGTCAGCCTGGTCGGGATGATCGGCAAATTCTCGAAGGTGGCCCAGGGCGTGATGATGGTTCACTCCAAAAGCGCCGCCGTTGATTTCGGCTTTCTAGCCAGGGCCGCTGCCGAGACAGGCGCTTCGTCCGAACTGCAGGAGGCGATTCTGGAGTGCAATACAGCGACTCAAGCTGCCGACCTCGTAATTGAAGCAGGTCTGCCCGGTTTTTTTGATAAATTATGCGAATACGCCTGCCTTCACTGCCTTGAGCACATCGGGGGAGGAGTAACGGTGGAAATCGTGCTGATCACGATGAAAGGCGACATATTGGGGAGGGAGGAACGGAGTGGATAG